Within Micromonas commoda chromosome 9, complete sequence, the genomic segment cactccttgcatgtGTTgcgtatacgaccgtgctcgcagattgatgcaccaccgcactccttgcagctatggcgatgacgaccgtgctcgcagatttgagacccatcgcactccttgcatgtagagcgtacacgaccgtgctcgcagatttgagacccgccgcactccttgcagaAAGAGcggtgacgaccgtgctcgcagattccagacccaccgcactccttacAGTAACgacgctcacgaccgtgctcgcagattgatgcaccaccgcactccttgcagctatggcgatgacgaccgtgctcgcagattgagcccccaccgcactccttgcaccgagagcgtatacgaccgtgctcgcaaattgatgcaccaccgcactccttgcacttgAACCGCTCACGACTGTGCTtgcagattgatgcaccaccgcactccttgcactgagagcgccgcttcccgtgcggacaagcgctgcacaccttgcatCTCGACCGAggcttcaccccgtgctcgcacggCCCCTTCGTGGGAGGGGCTCTCTTTCGCTTCGTCCCCTGCTTCGTCACCTCCTCTCCTTCCTGCTCCGTGTCCTCGACTTCGCCATACTCGTCGAGGGTCACTCTCACGTTCGGCCGCCAgatcgtcgtcttcgtcgtcgtcatccctccctcgcgcccctcgaaCTGCCCGCTCAACGTCGTCAACAAACTCTGCTCGTCCGTCATCAGTCAAAATCGACTCATCGCAAATCTCAGATCAGATGCGCGCCGGTTCGCTGCTCCGCCACGCGCTTTCGCCCACCGTcccacgtccccgcgcgccgacccgcgcgtcgcgcataCACACCCCGCGCACTTCCTCGTCGGGCGAATCCCCCCCGCTCGGCGGCCCCGTgtacgtcgacgagcgcgacggctccacccccgcgtctAAGATGGCCGACGACCTCTGCTCGTCCAGATCTAAGGtgatcgacgtcgacgtcaagCACGCCACGCCGTGGCTCGAGTTTCGCAGCCTGACGTACCTCGACCccacgggggcgacgcgtcgatgggACATGGTCGGCCGCGCCACGCGATCCGAGTCGGTAAAGTCCaagggcatcgacgcggtgtGCGTGTTCGCGACGCTCCGAAAaaagggcgaggaggacacCACTCTGCTCGTGCGGCAGTTTCGACCGCCGATGAACGGCGAGACGATCGAGCTCCCGGCGGggctggtggacgcggacgaggacccgatcgtcgccgcgctgcgcgagttGAAGGAGGAGACGGGATACGTCGGCACGGTCGCGGGTGGGGACGAAGCGACTGGTAAGCGGGATGGGAACATTACGAAAGAAGGGGATCCGTCggctccccgcggcggcgtcccggcCATGACGCCGGCGTTGCCGCTGTCGCCGGGGCTCTCCAACGAGACCGTCGCGCTGGtccgcgtggacgtcgacctcgacgccccggagAACGCCAACCCGCGGCAGCAGCTGGAAGGGAGCGAATTCATCACCGTGTTGAGGGTGCCAATCGCGGGGCTCAGGCGAAcgctcgacgccttcgcccaACGAGGGTACAACGTCTTCGCCGGGTTGTACACCATGGCGCTCGGCATGGAGATGGGGGAGGGCAGGTGAATGGCATTTATGATATATAAGTGTTTTAAGTGTTTGTCATTGATACGTGTCGGACGAGACTGTCTCTCTACTGCGATTGCGTGCCTCCGCCGAAGATAGAGAGGGATTCGCGCACGGAGGGCGTcagctcagcctccgccgagtacccgctctcctcgccgtcgtcgacggggggGATCGGGTCCGAGCGTTTCGCCgaaaggcggcgggcgttTTCATCCACCtccgcatcgccgccttccccatcatcctcatcctcatcctcatcctcatcctcatcctcatcctcggtttggttttggttttggttttggttttggttttggttttggttttcgTCCCGTCGGatcgcgtcctcgtcctcctcctccggcgtcgtGCTCAGCGTCGGCGTGACGAGGTCGAACGAGAAGTCCCTCCGCTGCTTCCGTACCCGCTCGTCCGtctcctgcgccgccgcctcgcgtcgtcgtcgcccaacTCGCTTGTCTTCCATctccggctcgggcgccAACACCGGCGGCGTGATGCCCAACGGAGCCGGGAGAGCCGAGACGCGCCTCctgtcggcgtcgatcgccgcgacgtcctcttcgaactcctcgggcgggctcgcgacgacgtgggcggcggtTGGCTGGGgggacgcgtccggcgacgaccgcgcggcgctccacgcgcgccgcgcgggctcCAGCAGcccctcctcgtccagcgcggacTCGACCCGATCCCTCATCTCGTTCACCGTCGCGAGCaactcgcgcgcgcacgtctcgcgctcctcgcgacgagccgccgcgacgttcgcgcggcgctccaTGCACTGCGCGAGTAACGTCAGCGCCGGTCGCAGCTCCGCTcgtccctccgccgcgcgcctagccgcggtccacgccgccgccagcctcgcgtcgacgtccgacGAAtcttccgcgtcgtcgtcgtcgtcgtcgtcccggagagcgtcgaggcgtcgcgcgaggcgcgcgaggtctTCGAACGGGGAGACGCCGTgatgctcggcgtcgcggcgatactcgaccgcgcggctcacgccgggcgcgaggagggcggacTCGATtcttccgcggcgggcgggggggggcggcgagcgcatTCCCATCGGTGATGTGGGGGGTGCCCACAAAGATGGCACCCCGTAACGCTCCGAGGTTCGGTCCATCGATTTCCAAAAACTCACacgcgcttcgcgccgcTCCCAGAAAAATATCTGTCCCGCGAGAAGACCACCACTTCCCcactccaccgcgcgcccaACCCTCATGTCGGCGCTGctggcggccgcgcgcgcggcatcgcgccgcgtcgtgtcccaccaccgacgcgacgcgacgcccttgACGACCCTGCGACGCATGTCCACCTACCCTCCCCACATGGTCCgtccgggcgcgacgatctccAAAGAgcccgacgcacgcgccgaacGACGCCCAAACTGACCAACATCCCCAATCCCGAACCCCGAACCGCTCGCGCAGGAGCTCCCGATGCCGGCGCTGTCTCCCACGATGACCCAGGGCAACATCGCGCGATGGAAGGtcaaggagggcgacgagatccgcgccggcgactccgtcgcggagatcGAGACGGACAAGGCGACCATGGAGTTCGAATCCCAGGAGGATGGTTTCCTCGCGAAGATCGTCGTgggggacggggcgcagaACGTGCCGGTGGGCGCGATCGTGGCGGTGATGGTGGAGGACAAGGAGCACGtgagcgcgttcgcgggctacgttccccccgccgccgcggcagccggttcgacccccgcgccgcccgctccggccgggaaggcgtcgtccccgtcgtccccatcCTCGTTTGAAACCGGCGGGCGAATGTGGCCGTCCGTTCGAAGGTTACTCGCGGAGTCCGGCATCGACCCGAGCACCATCACCCCGACGGGCCCGCGGGGTATGCTGGTCAAGGGGGACGTCCTCGCAGCCATGGGActgtgcgcggcgcccgtaCCTtccccgtccgcggcggcggcggcggctgagaaGCCTTCGACGACGAAAGCGaatgcgtcgccgcccgcgccgccttctccggcgccgacgcccgaggacgacttCGAAAACTGGGAGGACCTGCCGGTCACCTCGATCCGAAGGGTCATCGCGTCCAGGCTGCTCGAGTCCaagacgcggacgccgcacgagttcgtcaccgccgaggttTCGTTGGCGTCGGTGGCCGGGCTCCgagccgcgctcaaggcaAAAGACGTGCGCGCCTCCGTGAACGACTGCGTCTtgtacgcggcggccagggccCTGCGTGCGTCGCCCAAGGTGAACGCCAAGTGGGACGACGCGTTGAGCGCCGGCGTGACGGAccccgacgtggacgtcgccgtcgccgtcgccaccgacggGGGGTTGATCACCCCCATCGTCAGGCGAGCGGATACGAAGACGCTCTCGGAGATTGGCGACGAGGTGAGGGAACtcgcgggacgcgcgaggaAGGGTGGACTGAAGCCGCACGAGTTCACCGGCGGTAGCTTCAGCGTCAGTAACCTGGGGATGTTCCCGGTGGATCAGTTCAGCGCGATTCTGAACCCGCCGCAGGGCGCGATAATGGCGGTTGGCAGAGGGGTGGACAAGATCAGAATCGACGAGACCACCGGGGAGCTCTTCGACGAGCCCACCATGTCGGTCAcggtgagcgcggacgcgagggtcgcggacgccgctGACGTGGCGAGGTTCCTCGAAGCGTTCAGGGAGGTCATCGAGCAACCCGCGGAGGCgtgggcgacgggcgcgtgaCGAGTCGAAGAAAGTGAGCGTTAAGCGTTAGCGATTTTTTTCATAATCGAATGTACGAGCAGGTTGGTTTCATCGCGCGACTGAAGCACTTTCGAGATGATCTTATGACTTTCGCTTCTTTGTATTTCAAAGGgggcgtcggtgacgcggGAGGGTGCGTGGGTTTTgcggcgtccgtcgtggTCTTTTGGCCGCTCAACCCTCCCGGTGCGTCAATCCCGTCGCAGTCAGAGTTTTGTAAGGAAATAAAACAAGGCAGGGATGCATCTGAGCGACAAGGCGTCGCTTCTTTCGTGTGTttggcgggcgccgaggtcgagggGTCTGCGAAGGCCGTAGACGTCCCCTCTCCCTCCGTATCGCCTCGCGATTCGTGTGTGTCTGTGCGCGTGTTGGGCGGGCAGGTGGGTGGGCAACGAGTCGACAACGAGTCGACAGTTTCCCCCCTTCCCTCCctctcgccgccccgccgccgcggatcgaacgaccctcgcgctcagAACAACAGTTCGACCGGATTGGTTATCGTGttgttcgcgtcgcccgacgtcgacgtcttcggcCCCAACGATTCGATCACGGCGATGGGCTCGGCGGAGTTGCTCAGGCTCCCGGACAAGAGTTCTCCGGGGACGAAagccttcgccgacgccgtcataTTTTTGCCAATCGAACCGttggacgccggcgcggtcacAGCCGCCATGCCGCCGTTGGACGTCGACATCGCAGCCTTCTTCAcgtccgccttgagctcgtcgtcgtcgccaaagTCGATGCCGCTCGAGAGCACGACGTCGGACACGGTATCGCCCATCATCGCGTCGGTGACTACATCCGGAAGGTTGATCAACCCTCTGGACCCCGACGTCTTGATCGCGTGAACCGTCTTGTCGTACACTgcgtcctgcgcggcgatctGGATCTGCatcccgagcccgaggccgAGTTCAGACTCGGGatgcgcctgcgccgcgtggagggaggaggacgaaccGCGcttctcggcgaggacggtgagcgcgcggcgctgctcggcggcgagggtgatGCGACGCTGCATGGACATGTTGTCGgtagccgccgcggcgagcgcctcttGCTGCCGCTGCTGGATGGAGGCGAGCatgtcggcgccctcgtcgctgacgggggcgccctcgcgcagcaTCTGCGCGGCGAACTCCGCGCGTTGGCCCGCCTTCAACGACTCGACGCTCACCTGCATGTTGCTCTGCGCGTCGCTCTGCATGTTGCTCTGCGCGTCGCTCTGCATGTTGCTCTGCATGTTGGTCTGCATGTTGGTCTGCATGTTGCTCACctgcgccagccgcgccTGAGCGaactgcgcggcggcggcgttctgcgaagcctcgagcgccagctGCTGCATCTGAATCTGCTGCTGTTGGATGAGCAGCTGCTGCTGGTACTGGATGCTCAGCGACTCGGCCTGGTGCTGCTGTTGGTGATGGTGGTggtgctgctgctgctgctgctgcgcggcggcgacgatggcgtgcGCCTGCGCTTGcgacacccgcgccgcgttgcgAGCCGCGTGATGGTGCCCGGCTTCCTTCACCGTCGCCTTGTCGGACTCGTGCCGGAGAAGCGCGGTGATGGtcggctccgccgcgccgtctccggcggtCACGTTGGCGATCATCGCAGCCACCGCCCCGGGGTTCGACTCGAGGTTCATCCCGaggttcaccgcggcgtccgcggctgcggcggcggcggcggcgacgatacccttgggatccgcggcggcggcggcggcggcggcgcccgccgagttgggcacgcccgccgccgccgcgagcaccgcggcgctcgtctgcgcggcggcttgTTCGTCGGGAGTGAGGTTATCCGACGAGTTGAACGGCTTGTTGAACAAGTGTTGAACAGGTTGAACGCCCGGGTCGTCGAGAGCGCCTCCGATGCCGTTCGGTTTggccgtcaccgacgcgagcgcggcggaggtttgcgcgacggcggcggaggcgaggatgGGATGCGCGGGCGCCTGCGCGTCCAGCACaatcttcgcggcggcgtcgtcgggagcGTCGGCATGGAGtcggctcgacgcgtcgcctccgtcgccgagcgcggcggtcgcggcgacgtcgagcgcggcggtgacgacggcggcggtggcggcttCGCCCGCCTCGCTGGCgaccgtctccgcggcgaccctgTCGGCTTCCGACTCGGACAtacccgcgcgctccatgAGCTCGACTTTTCGCCGAGATTGCTTCGCCTTGAGCGAGAGCAGGTCCATGCGCGCGGTGGGTCCCGCGCGCCAGAAGTGATCGACCGCGGGGAGTAGCACCTGATCCATCCAGAGCGAGTCCCCCTCGCGCCTGTGATGGCCGCGACTGGACCTGTCCGtgcccgccgaggaggattTCTTGGACGCCGACTCGTCGACGTTTGATACGTCGTCGttttcgtcgccgccgtcggatgAGCCGCCGGTTTGAGCCCCCTCCTCTGCATCGTCGGTTGGTTTGGCCTCGAtcgtcgcctccgtctcggCGCTTTTGGCCTCCGACGTCTCGGTtttggcctcggcgtcgacgttctcatccgccttcttcttctccccTTCCTCGTCGATCGGTCCGTCCTCGGGGACCtcttcgtcggcgtcgtcctcgtcgtccgcaaACTGCCcgagcacgacgccgtctccgtcgcccgACCCCGGCTCGTTCCCGCCCACCACGACCGCGGTCCGTTCGAGCTCCCTCGCCACGCGTCGCACCCCGCCCGAGAACTTCGTCAGCACGTCGACCAACGCCCTGAGCGCCAAACCCACCCTGCGCACGGTGCCGACGGAGGACCCCCCGACGCCCTTGTGCGGCGCGTCGATAACcttggacgccgtcgccgcgacgtgcagCAGGAGGTCCTGGGCCTCGATCAACCGGCCGGTCGCGATGAGGCACGCGCCTCGGTCGATGTTGATGGAcaggtcctcctccttgacgTGGAGTCGCTCGTGGTGAAGCGCCCTGGAGAGGGAGATCTCGGCTTCCGCCCAAGCTCCGGATTGCATCTGCGCCTGGCCTCGCAGCCTGTACAGCGTGGACAATCGCCTGTGGACGCTCACGGTGTTCTTGCATCCTGCGGTGCGAATCATCCACCCGGTCCTGCCCTCCGCCAACGCCTTCTGGCTGTAGTTGATGAGCTGGCCGGTGACGGCGATCTGCCCCTCCAGGTTTCTCGCGTGCTTGAAGAGGTCCAACAGCATGTTGTCGAGGGACTCCTGCATcctgtcgtcgtccggcCACGCCGCCCTGTACCGCacgatcgtcgccgtggccTCCGCGTGCGAACCCATCTGCTTCAGGATGCACACCAGGTCTTTGAGGGCGCTCTGCGACGACTCGCCCTTCGACTCAATCTCCTGAACCATCAGGTctcgcgcctgcgcgaggtCCTTGAGGGTGAGCTGCGCGTGTTTCGCGCGAGCGTAGGTGGCGGACGTGCCGGTCCCCGGGCGagggaggccgccgccggacggcGTGCGAAGCGGTGGGCCCCGAGGGTGCGACGAACCGTCGGGTTCGTCAGCGTCAGCGGCGGAGGATCCCCCCCCCGATTTGGCCTTGCCTCGACCGCCGTGAGGTTCGGCAAACTTGTGCGAcccgccggccgcgcccAGGGCCCCGCGGCCGTTGCCGTTGCCCGTGAGTTGCGGGTTGtagaaggccgccgccgtggggtCCATCGGCCCacccacgcccgcggcgcccgccggacggtacgccctcgccgccgccgcgagttgCGGCGGGTGCATCTGGGAGAGGGCTTGCCGTGTTTGGAGGTGGGGTTGCGTCTGctgcgccccgcccgccgcgcccgccatcgGGTTGTGCatcccgcccgacgccgcgttcatcatcccgagcgccgtcgccgccgcgacggcatCCGTGCCCCCCACTCCGtacgcgccccccgcgccgtacTGCGACGGATCACCCGCGTAGGGGTTGGGTAGCATCTGCCCCATGGGCGCGTAGAGGGGCCCGCCGAGGGGTGCGCCGGGGTagggcgccatcgtcgggTTGAACGCGCCCATCggaccgcccgcgccgcgcgcgccgatgccgctACCGCCCCtgcgaccggcgccgccgcgggcgccgcgagatttcccgtcgttcgcgggaggcatcgccgacgccgacgcttATCGCCGGGGATCCCGAGCGAATGCCCGTTTCCGAATGCCGGTCGGAAACCTATCCCCGTCCcttttcgccgccgccggcccgGTGGCTCGATCGACGCCCTCCCGCcccaccgacgcgcgcctgGGATGGGTTTCTCCGCCTTcgttcgccggcgcgcgccctcgtgaCCCGGGCGAGCTCGGGTCCTCGAGTGACGTCGTCTGAAAAAAGAACCCTGGCGAAATATCTACGTGGGGCCCCCTGAAAATTCGGCCGAACAATGTCGAAAATTCCTGGTAGTAATTGCGCAATTGTCAAGTGTGTTTGCACATACAGTACGCTAAAAAGCCGGCTCGATCGACGTTTCACTCGGGCTCTTTCTCTGTTCCGGGGGATCGGTGCAGCGCTTTTCGAGCTTTTTCCCACGGTGCACTTTTCGTTGCGCGCactcggtcgcgtcg encodes:
- a CDS encoding predicted protein, with the protein product MTTTKTTIWRPNVRVTLDEYGEVEDTEQEGEEVTKQGTKRKRAPPTKGPCEHGVKPRSRCKVCSACPHGKRRSQCKECGGASICKHSRERFKCKECGGASICEHGRIRSRCKECGGGSICEHGRHRHSCKECGGASICEHGRERRYCKECGGSGICEHGRHRSFCKECGGSQICEHGRVRSTCKECDGSQICEHGRHRHSCKECGGASICEHGRIRNTCKECGGASICEHGRERSRCKQCGGSQICEHSRVRSRCKECGGSQICEHGRQRSLCKECGGGSICEHSRVRSKCKVCRRGA
- a CDS encoding predicted protein, with the translated sequence MADDLCSSRSKVIDVDVKHATPWLEFRSLTYLDPTGATRRWDMVGRATRSESVKSKGIDAVCVFATLRKKGEEDTTLLVRQFRPPMNGETIELPAGLVDADEDPIVAALRELKEETGYVGTVAGDPSAPRGGVPAMTPALPLSPGLSNETVALVRVDVDLDAPENANPRQQLEGSEFITVLRVPIAGLRRTLDAFAQRGYNVFAGLYTMALGMEMGEGR
- a CDS encoding predicted protein, translating into MDRTSERYGVPSLWAPPTSPMGMRSPPPPARRGRIESALLAPGVSRAVEYRRDAEHHGVSPFEDLARLARRLDALRDDDDDDDAEDSSDVDARLAAAWTAARRAAEGRAELRPALTLLAQCMERRANVAAARREERETCARELLATVNEMRDRVESALDEEGLLEPARRAWSAARSSPDASPQPTAAHVVASPPEEFEEDVAAIDADRRRVSALPAPLGITPPVLAPEPEMEDKRVGRRRREAAAQETDERVRKQRRDFSFDLVTPTLSTTPEEEDEDAIRRDENQNQNQNQNQNQNQTEDEDEDEDEDEDEDDGEGGDAEVDENARRLSAKRSDPIPPVDDGEESGYSAEAELTPSVRESLSIFGGGTQSQ
- a CDS encoding dihydrolipoamide s-acetyltransferase of the pyruvate dehydrogenase (putative dihydrolipoamide S-acetyltransferase. May be a subunit (E2) of the pyruvate dehydrogenase complexe (PDC), but no signal peptide predicted (SignalP, targetP, ChloroP)), producing the protein MTQGNIARWKVKEGDEIRAGDSVAEIETDKATMEFESQEDGFLAKIVVGDGAQNVPVGAIVAVMVEDKEHVSAFAGYVPPAAAAAGSTPAPPAPAGKASSPSSPSSFETGGRMWPSVRRLLAESGIDPSTITPTGPRGMLVKGDVLAAMGLCAAPVPSPSAAAAAAEKPSTTKANASPPAPPSPAPTPEDDFENWEDLPVTSIRRVIASRLLESKTRTPHEFVTAEVSLASVAGLRAALKAKDVRASVNDCVLYAAARALRASPKVNAKWDDALSAGVTDPDVDVAVAVATDGGLITPIVRRADTKTLSEIGDEVRELAGRARKGGLKPHEFTGGSFSVSNLGMFPVDQFSAILNPPQGAIMAVGRGVDKIRIDETTGELFDEPTMSVTVSADARVADAADVARFLEAFREVIEQPAEAWATGA
- a CDS encoding predicted protein, translating into MQTNMQTNMQSNMQSDAQSNMQSDAQSNMQVSVESLKAGQRAEFAAQMLREGAPVSDEGADMLASIQQRQQEALAAAATDNMSMQRRITLAAEQRRALTVLAEKRGSSSSLHAAQAHPESELGLGLGMQIQIAAQDAVYDKTVHAIKTSGSRGLINLPDVVTDAMMGDTVSDVVLSSGIDFGDDDELKADVKKAAMSTSNGGMAAVTAPASNGSIGKNMTASAKAFVPGELLSGSLSNSAEPIAVIESLGPKTSTSGDANNTITNPVELLF